Proteins from a genomic interval of Flammeovirgaceae bacterium SG7u.111:
- the guaB gene encoding IMP dehydrogenase, giving the protein MPSNSSKVLYEALTYDDVLLIPNYSEVLPRETDTSTFLTREIKLNIPLIAAAMDTVTEAQLAIAMALEGGIGFIHKNMSIQKQADQVRKVKRSQSGMILDPITLSPDETLADANRIMKDYKIGGIPVIDSQRTLIGILTNRDLRFQKDLGKKVSEIMTKEGLITAPEGVSLESAEEILQEYKIEKLPIVDGNYKLAGLITYKDILKNRDRPYACKDQFGRLRVGAAVGVTADAMERISALKNAGADVVCIDTAHGHSLGVLEALKRVKAEFPDLQVIVGNVATGAAAKALVDAGADGVKVGVGPGSICTTRVIAGVGVPQLSAVFEVAEALKGTGVPFIADGGIRFSGDVVKAIAGGASSIMIGSLLAGTEEAPGEVIIYEGRKFKSYRGMGSVEAMEHGSKDRYFQDVEDDIKKLVPEGISGRVPYKGFVGEVIYQIIGGLRAGMGYCGSQNITELQEAKFTKITAAGFAESHPHDISITREAPNYSRK; this is encoded by the coding sequence ATGCCATCAAATTCATCCAAAGTTTTATACGAGGCACTCACCTATGACGATGTCTTGTTAATCCCGAATTACTCGGAAGTTCTCCCGCGCGAAACAGATACCAGCACTTTTCTTACTCGTGAAATCAAGCTTAATATTCCTCTTATAGCTGCTGCTATGGATACAGTGACCGAAGCCCAATTGGCTATTGCTATGGCACTGGAAGGAGGGATAGGTTTCATTCATAAAAACATGAGCATCCAGAAGCAGGCTGACCAAGTGAGAAAAGTAAAACGTTCGCAAAGTGGGATGATCCTCGATCCTATCACGCTTAGTCCAGATGAGACCTTGGCAGATGCCAACCGGATCATGAAAGACTACAAAATAGGTGGGATTCCGGTAATAGACAGCCAGCGCACCCTTATAGGGATTTTGACCAACCGCGATTTGCGTTTCCAGAAAGATCTTGGGAAGAAAGTTAGCGAGATCATGACCAAAGAAGGCTTGATCACCGCTCCTGAAGGTGTAAGTCTCGAAAGTGCAGAAGAGATTTTGCAAGAATACAAAATTGAAAAACTGCCTATAGTAGATGGCAATTATAAACTTGCAGGACTAATTACCTACAAAGATATTCTCAAAAACAGGGATAGGCCTTATGCCTGTAAAGATCAGTTTGGTCGCCTGAGAGTGGGAGCTGCTGTAGGTGTTACTGCAGATGCCATGGAAAGGATAAGTGCATTGAAAAATGCAGGGGCAGATGTGGTGTGTATAGATACAGCCCACGGACACTCTTTAGGAGTTCTTGAGGCCTTGAAAAGGGTAAAAGCTGAGTTTCCAGATCTTCAGGTAATAGTAGGGAATGTGGCTACAGGAGCTGCGGCAAAAGCATTGGTAGATGCCGGGGCAGATGGAGTGAAAGTAGGCGTAGGCCCAGGGAGTATTTGTACTACAAGGGTAATTGCCGGTGTAGGTGTTCCTCAACTTTCGGCCGTATTTGAAGTAGCCGAAGCATTGAAAGGCACAGGCGTTCCGTTCATTGCCGATGGTGGTATCCGATTCTCTGGCGATGTGGTGAAAGCCATAGCGGGCGGAGCAAGCAGTATCATGATTGGTTCTTTACTTGCAGGAACGGAAGAAGCTCCTGGCGAAGTGATCATTTATGAAGGGCGTAAGTTCAAGTCTTACCGAGGAATGGGTTCGGTAGAGGCGATGGAGCACGGTTCGAAAGACCGTTATTTCCAAGATGTGGAAGACGATATCAAAAAGCTAGTTCCTGAAGGTATTTCTGGTAGAGTTCCTTACAAAGGTTTTGTAGGTGAAGTGATTTACCAAATAATTGGAGGTCTTAGGGCTGGAATGGGATATTGTGGTTCTCAAAACATCACTGAGCTACAAGAAGCCAAGTTTACAAAAATCACTGCTGCCGGATTTGCCGAAAGCCATCCTCACGATATTTCTATTACAAGGGAAGCTCCTAATTACAGCAGAAAGTAA
- a CDS encoding LytTR family DNA-binding domain-containing protein produces the protein MNIVIIEDEALAANKLEQMAMKYDPNTVVLEKISSVEDAVEWFKENDLPDLAFLDIQLSDGTSFDILREVEIDCPVIFTTAYDEYALQAFDLHSIAYLLKPVTFEKLSTAIDKLKKMLGSSEEIKPSEAIDKLLGALNQEKKSYKSRFLVKSGNTILSVGTEKIAYFFSEDKVAFLVTHEGKKYALNQSLDQLEQMLDPYYFFRVNRQIIVRVEAVKAIHPYFKGRLLLDLQPDVSFEVVVSSSKAPELKDWLDQ, from the coding sequence ATGAATATAGTGATTATTGAAGATGAAGCCTTAGCTGCCAATAAACTAGAGCAAATGGCCATGAAGTACGACCCCAACACGGTCGTATTAGAAAAAATCAGTTCGGTGGAAGACGCCGTAGAATGGTTCAAAGAAAACGATCTGCCCGACTTGGCTTTTCTAGATATACAGCTATCCGACGGCACATCTTTCGATATATTGAGAGAGGTAGAAATTGATTGCCCCGTGATTTTCACCACTGCTTACGACGAATACGCCCTCCAAGCTTTCGACCTCCACAGCATTGCCTACTTGCTCAAACCTGTGACCTTCGAAAAACTTTCTACCGCTATCGATAAATTGAAAAAAATGCTAGGAAGCTCCGAAGAAATTAAACCTTCGGAAGCTATAGATAAGCTATTGGGCGCATTGAACCAAGAGAAAAAAAGCTATAAAAGCAGGTTTTTGGTCAAATCGGGAAATACTATTCTTTCAGTGGGCACTGAAAAAATAGCCTACTTCTTTTCCGAAGACAAGGTGGCTTTTTTGGTTACCCACGAAGGAAAAAAATATGCCCTCAACCAGTCCCTCGATCAGCTGGAGCAAATGCTCGATCCCTATTATTTCTTCAGGGTGAACCGGCAAATAATAGTACGGGTAGAAGCTGTGAAAGCCATCCATCCGTATTTCAAAGGCAGGTTGCTCTTGGACTTACAGCCCGATGTAAGCTTTGAAGTAGTGGTGAGTAGCTCCAAAGCGCCTGAGTTAAAGGATTGGCTCGACCAATAG
- a CDS encoding histidine kinase, with amino-acid sequence MAKILKKILFPLLYLIGLLVYYFEFWPDEETASAIFYIAAFWLACVIFLLWIGNYLIYSLLNRALPWTKKTLARFYVQLALSGIYSLSCVNLTYYLFKTNFTELPPDSYQLTLLNIYGIIFTLPVISIQFGIFFMNKWKKVAVEKESLEKERITTELLALKSHIDPHFLFNNLNILSSLIEPDNDPALAFLDKFSEVYRYVLKSKDSEFVTLDNELGFIEAYFFILEKRFEGQMKINYKVDDKYKMRQIPPLALQMLIENALKHNKYSYKRPLTIDIFTSEDGELLTVRNNFQPKEQIGSQKHGGSGLNNIRKRYELVSNEEIEVEKTETHFRVSIPLIKLVEA; translated from the coding sequence TTGGCGAAAATCCTAAAAAAAATATTATTTCCGCTGCTTTACCTTATTGGGCTGCTTGTATACTACTTTGAGTTTTGGCCCGACGAGGAAACTGCTTCGGCTATCTTTTACATTGCCGCTTTTTGGCTGGCATGTGTCATTTTTTTGCTTTGGATAGGAAATTATCTTATTTATTCCCTACTCAACAGGGCTCTACCTTGGACAAAAAAAACACTCGCTAGGTTTTATGTCCAGCTTGCCTTGAGCGGAATTTACTCGCTCTCTTGCGTAAACCTTACGTATTACCTCTTCAAAACAAACTTTACCGAGCTCCCCCCCGATTCTTATCAGCTTACATTACTCAATATCTATGGCATTATTTTTACCCTACCCGTCATTTCAATCCAGTTTGGGATTTTCTTTATGAACAAATGGAAAAAGGTGGCAGTAGAGAAAGAATCGCTCGAAAAAGAACGGATAACCACGGAACTTCTAGCACTCAAAAGCCATATCGATCCCCATTTTTTGTTCAACAACCTCAACATCCTTTCTTCGCTCATAGAGCCTGACAACGACCCGGCCCTTGCCTTTCTCGATAAGTTTTCGGAAGTATATCGGTATGTGCTCAAGAGCAAGGACAGTGAGTTTGTGACGCTCGATAACGAACTTGGGTTCATTGAAGCCTATTTTTTTATATTGGAAAAGAGGTTTGAAGGACAAATGAAAATCAACTATAAGGTAGACGATAAGTACAAAATGAGGCAAATACCGCCACTTGCTCTCCAAATGCTCATTGAGAATGCATTGAAACACAATAAATATTCTTACAAAAGACCACTGACCATCGATATATTCACCAGCGAAGATGGAGAGCTGCTCACGGTAAGGAACAACTTCCAGCCCAAAGAGCAAATTGGGTCCCAAAAACATGGCGGTTCGGGCTTGAATAACATTCGCAAACGGTATGAGCTTGTGTCCAATGAAGAAATTGAAGTGGAAAAAACGGAAACCCATTTTAGGGTAAGCATCCCTCTCATAAAGCTTGTAGAAGCCTAA
- a CDS encoding LytTR family DNA-binding domain-containing protein, producing the protein MRFVIIEDEEIAARRLEKLVAEIKPTYIMLATFDSVEATCRALPSLNYDLVFMDIQLADGNSFEIFEQISVNAPVIFTTACDEYALKAFKQNSIDYLLKPLDPEELEKALRKFESNFSQQKPLELDAIINAFSKKGKERFLVKIGEHLRFVETKNIQLVYSKFKATYVLDKDGKSFVLDHSMDKVEEMLDTTVFFRVSRKFIVNLHFIKDIIAYSNSRLQIIINSYEEEEVVVARERVQNFKQWLDR; encoded by the coding sequence ATGAGATTTGTGATAATAGAAGACGAGGAAATTGCCGCAAGGCGATTGGAAAAGTTGGTTGCAGAGATTAAACCTACCTATATCATGCTCGCTACGTTCGATTCGGTAGAGGCAACTTGCCGGGCATTGCCAAGCCTCAACTACGACCTGGTGTTCATGGATATCCAACTTGCCGATGGAAACTCCTTCGAGATATTCGAACAGATTTCGGTAAATGCCCCCGTCATTTTCACCACTGCCTGCGACGAATATGCCCTCAAGGCGTTCAAGCAAAACTCCATCGACTACTTGCTCAAACCGCTTGATCCAGAAGAGCTAGAAAAAGCGCTTAGAAAGTTTGAAAGCAACTTCAGTCAGCAAAAGCCGCTAGAGCTTGATGCTATAATAAATGCTTTTTCCAAGAAAGGAAAAGAACGCTTTTTGGTAAAAATAGGGGAGCACCTGAGGTTTGTAGAAACCAAAAATATCCAGTTGGTCTATAGTAAATTCAAGGCTACTTATGTGCTTGATAAAGATGGGAAGTCATTTGTATTGGATCATTCCATGGACAAAGTAGAAGAAATGCTAGACACTACGGTTTTCTTTCGAGTTTCCAGAAAGTTTATCGTCAATCTTCACTTCATAAAAGACATCATCGCCTATTCCAATTCAAGGCTACAAATTATCATCAATTCATATGAGGAAGAGGAGGTAGTAGTGGCAAGGGAAAGGGTTCAAAATTTCAAGCAGTGGCTGGATAGGTAG
- a CDS encoding DUF2911 domain-containing protein has translation MKKLIFITLLTFAFAGLFAQQSNPKKRRSEVGLSTFKKGEFYAKVTYGRPQMKWEKSYPFGYNVPWRKIWRTGDDDATELTITKPVEILGHQVDPGTYAIFTIPDTAQWTVILNDEPGQWGLYNYKPQKDLFREKIPVYHPPGQVRQFTISIVESKRGADIFLVWDQTSVSIPMVFLKEEW, from the coding sequence ATGAAAAAACTAATTTTCATAACGCTTTTAACTTTTGCCTTTGCAGGGCTTTTTGCCCAACAGAGCAATCCTAAAAAGCGACGAAGCGAGGTAGGTTTATCCACCTTCAAAAAAGGCGAATTCTATGCAAAAGTGACTTACGGCCGCCCTCAGATGAAGTGGGAAAAATCGTACCCATTTGGCTATAATGTGCCTTGGCGCAAGATTTGGCGCACGGGCGACGACGACGCTACCGAGCTGACCATCACCAAGCCAGTAGAGATTTTGGGGCATCAAGTTGATCCGGGAACTTATGCTATTTTCACCATCCCCGATACTGCCCAGTGGACGGTCATTCTCAACGATGAGCCTGGGCAATGGGGACTGTACAACTACAAACCCCAAAAGGATTTATTTAGGGAAAAAATACCAGTGTACCATCCGCCTGGGCAAGTACGTCAGTTTACTATTTCCATTGTAGAATCGAAGCGTGGTGCTGATATTTTTTTGGTGTGGGACCAAACTTCTGTAAGCATTCCTATGGTTTTTCTGAAAGAAGAATGGTAG
- a CDS encoding 2-isopropylmalate synthase — MNILPPTLEPTIAKGNTSANKYPYDITLIQIGFLTMSEKVDIFDTTLRDGEQVPGCRLDSQQKLMIAEELESLGVDIIEAGFPISSPGDFKSVNDIAKLVKNATVCGLTRAVENDILTAVEALKPAKRPRIHTGLGTSDQHVFTKLRISKEEVIERGLFAVKLAKKYVEDVEFYAEDAGRTDNEYLAKVVEAMIGAGATVVNIPDTTGYCIPEEYGQKIRFLKENVKNIHKATISTHCHNDLGMATANSITGVQNGARQVECTINGIGERAGNTSLEEVVMTLNKHKWLDFHTDINTTQIYPISRLISDTMGMLVQPNKAIVGSNAFAHSSGIHQDGFIKNRDNYEIIDPREVGVAESSIVLTARSGRAALHYRIKELGVELSREELNVAYTAFLEMADQKQEIQKDDLIKLLDTKLTIKVAWA, encoded by the coding sequence ATGAATATACTTCCTCCTACTTTAGAACCCACTATTGCAAAGGGGAATACTTCAGCCAACAAGTACCCTTACGATATCACACTTATTCAAATAGGATTTTTAACAATGAGCGAAAAAGTTGACATTTTTGACACCACCCTTAGAGATGGGGAGCAAGTACCGGGCTGCCGGTTAGATTCACAACAAAAATTGATGATCGCCGAAGAGCTGGAATCTCTGGGCGTAGATATTATAGAAGCTGGTTTCCCGATTTCTAGTCCTGGTGATTTCAAATCTGTAAACGACATAGCAAAACTGGTTAAAAACGCTACGGTATGTGGGCTTACCCGCGCCGTTGAGAATGATATTTTAACTGCTGTAGAAGCACTCAAGCCTGCCAAAAGACCTCGTATCCATACAGGGTTAGGCACTTCGGATCAGCATGTATTCACCAAGCTCCGTATTAGCAAAGAAGAGGTGATAGAGCGTGGGCTTTTCGCCGTGAAACTTGCAAAAAAATACGTGGAAGATGTAGAGTTCTATGCCGAAGATGCCGGAAGAACAGACAATGAGTATTTGGCAAAGGTGGTTGAGGCGATGATTGGCGCTGGTGCCACGGTCGTAAATATTCCCGATACCACGGGTTATTGCATACCAGAAGAATACGGACAGAAAATCCGTTTCTTAAAAGAGAACGTAAAAAACATCCATAAAGCAACCATTTCTACGCACTGCCACAACGATTTGGGCATGGCTACCGCCAATTCCATTACGGGTGTGCAAAATGGTGCGCGCCAAGTAGAATGTACCATAAACGGCATAGGCGAGCGAGCAGGCAACACTTCTCTAGAGGAGGTGGTAATGACTTTGAACAAGCATAAATGGTTGGATTTCCATACCGATATAAATACTACCCAAATCTACCCCATCAGCCGATTGATATCGGATACAATGGGTATGTTGGTTCAGCCCAACAAGGCAATTGTGGGAAGCAATGCTTTTGCCCACTCATCGGGTATCCACCAAGATGGGTTTATCAAGAACAGGGACAACTATGAAATTATAGACCCTAGGGAAGTTGGAGTGGCTGAGTCTTCCATAGTGCTTACCGCCAGAAGCGGAAGAGCTGCTTTGCATTACCGCATCAAGGAATTGGGCGTGGAGCTTAGCAGAGAAGAGCTGAATGTGGCATATACTGCCTTCTTGGAAATGGCAGACCAAAAGCAAGAAATTCAAAAAGATGATTTGATAAAATTGCTCGATACAAAGCTGACTATAAAAGTAGCTTGGGCCTAA
- a CDS encoding DUF418 domain-containing protein, with translation MPETTKPQVKQPTKAKDRIVFLDILRGFALVGILFANILSWSGIKFLPYDSIVDMGSFDVDRTLYQYLKFFVDTKFYTIFSLLFGVGFCIQISRNKDNPKFPPLYLKRLFLLMIIGLLHALVWSGDILMLYALMGMILLALRNVDVKKAIWVGLGLYFFPIILDVIYMYTFAADLPVLEKTALKVYPDASPEEIVLGFQSTDLVTVFKTNFHNVIWRWYDFIPSGRPFKVLGLFFLGYLLFSADFFTVHAKKWKSIILFLSLGIGFTSITMFLTGSVSSFSKSWVDIFDKLLHEIGQLSLALAYVSILSKLVDSFPKFIGFTWLKDYGRMSMTSYLGHTFLGILVFYPIIGWGYFGLLSLEEIYYGAVVILVIQLIFSVVWFKFFHFGPIEWLWRCATYGKWFPIKKIEKK, from the coding sequence ATGCCAGAAACTACAAAGCCCCAAGTAAAACAACCAACCAAAGCCAAAGATCGAATTGTTTTTTTAGATATCCTGCGAGGGTTCGCCCTTGTTGGGATTTTATTTGCCAACATCTTGAGCTGGAGTGGTATCAAGTTTTTACCCTACGATAGCATTGTAGATATGGGAAGTTTTGATGTGGATCGAACGCTTTATCAGTATCTCAAATTCTTTGTAGATACCAAGTTTTACACCATTTTCTCTCTGCTATTTGGTGTAGGTTTTTGTATCCAGATTTCCCGAAACAAAGATAATCCTAAGTTTCCCCCATTGTACCTCAAGCGGCTTTTCCTTCTTATGATCATCGGGCTGCTCCATGCCCTGGTTTGGTCTGGCGATATCCTGATGCTTTATGCACTAATGGGGATGATTTTGCTCGCACTCCGAAATGTTGATGTAAAAAAAGCAATTTGGGTGGGGCTAGGCTTGTACTTCTTTCCCATCATTTTGGATGTGATTTATATGTACACGTTTGCTGCTGACCTGCCCGTGCTAGAGAAAACCGCCCTCAAAGTGTATCCGGATGCTTCGCCCGAGGAAATTGTCTTAGGCTTCCAAAGCACGGATTTGGTTACCGTGTTCAAAACAAATTTTCATAACGTTATTTGGCGTTGGTACGATTTCATCCCTTCTGGTCGCCCGTTCAAAGTTCTTGGGCTGTTCTTTTTGGGCTATTTGCTTTTCTCAGCAGACTTTTTCACAGTCCATGCAAAAAAGTGGAAATCTATCATTTTGTTCCTTTCTTTGGGCATAGGCTTTACCAGCATCACCATGTTCCTTACAGGAAGTGTTTCTTCTTTTTCCAAAAGCTGGGTTGATATTTTTGATAAGCTTCTTCATGAGATTGGGCAACTTTCTCTAGCTCTGGCTTATGTCAGCATCCTTTCCAAATTGGTCGATTCATTTCCAAAATTCATCGGTTTCACTTGGCTCAAAGACTACGGTAGGATGTCTATGACCTCGTATTTGGGGCACACATTCTTAGGGATTCTCGTGTTTTACCCAATCATTGGATGGGGGTATTTTGGCTTGCTAAGTTTGGAAGAAATCTATTATGGAGCGGTTGTTATTCTGGTTATCCAGCTCATATTTAGCGTCGTTTGGTTCAAGTTTTTCCACTTTGGTCCTATCGAATGGTTGTGGAGATGTGCTACATACGGCAAATGGTTTCCTATTAAGAAAATTGAGAAGAAGTAA
- the hxpB gene encoding hexitol phosphatase HxpB, translated as MLKAVIFDMDGLLIDSEPHWSEAATISFAKVGVKVTDEIIEGTFGMRTDESVAYVFKKHSWEGMEPKEMEGVIVKEFLGIIQREGKLMPGAEKILHFFKEKGLRIGLASSSPLMLIEAMTQQMGIRPYFEVVSTAENEEYGKPHPAVYISTAVKLGVKPSEALAFEDSFTGLLAAKSGRLKTVVVPDHAHFDDPRFSIADLQLRSLTEFTGADFERLNDLY; from the coding sequence ATGCTAAAAGCTGTAATATTTGACATGGATGGTCTTCTGATCGATTCGGAGCCTCATTGGAGCGAAGCTGCAACTATTTCGTTTGCCAAAGTTGGGGTAAAAGTTACCGATGAAATTATAGAAGGAACATTCGGTATGCGTACCGATGAGTCGGTAGCTTATGTGTTCAAAAAACACTCATGGGAGGGAATGGAGCCTAAAGAAATGGAAGGGGTTATTGTAAAAGAGTTTTTAGGCATTATTCAACGGGAAGGCAAGCTGATGCCCGGGGCAGAGAAGATTCTTCATTTTTTTAAAGAAAAAGGCTTGCGGATAGGTTTGGCTTCATCTTCTCCACTAATGCTGATTGAGGCAATGACTCAGCAAATGGGAATCCGCCCTTATTTCGAAGTCGTTTCCACTGCGGAAAATGAAGAGTATGGAAAACCCCACCCTGCAGTGTATATAAGTACGGCAGTAAAGCTGGGGGTGAAGCCTTCTGAAGCCTTGGCATTTGAAGACTCCTTCACAGGTTTGCTTGCCGCCAAATCGGGTAGGCTAAAAACCGTGGTAGTACCTGATCATGCCCATTTTGATGATCCTCGTTTTTCCATAGCCGACTTGCAACTTCGCTCACTTACCGAATTTACAGGAGCAGATTTTGAACGATTGAATGATTTGTATTAA
- a CDS encoding glycosyltransferase family 39 protein, whose translation MTENALQSPSKQRTIFYAIWLLISLMQAGFTELFHDEAYYWLYSTEMAWGYFDHPPMVAFLIKLGYSIFGNELGARLLIVLLNTLAIFLLEELIKPEKPLYFYLVVASVAVFHAGFLATPDAPLLFFSASFFWVYKRFLDKPSSLTILLLGLNMSLLLLSKYHGVLVIGFTVLSNLKLLKNGKFWLAALIGIIGFAPHLWWQYENGFPTFMYHLFERSGDKYRFSFTSEYLLGQLFVPGPIIGFLLLYLGFKFKPQNSFDKALKFNLYGIYLFFLFMSFKGRVEAHWTFVAALPLVYTSFKNPASAKAFSKSLKIIVPISLVLLLTARAFLMYNFLPQGKVETEFHGWDEWAKDLQKEVNGLPVAFMNSYQNASKYTFYTGEKAISLNNPYGRRNQFGLWDWEKEMQGEEVILVANYDAKGYDSLQTDIKLVLYKNIENFRTFSYIKMPVEQRDYEVKRGEPFKVRFKFDISDCPNIDLENNPKFKPVVYFHLLDGKRMAQQGVTPIKPTNEMVRSGETFEIELVINEKLTEDRYFLILGIRPGGIPAAISSPTMKVKVLE comes from the coding sequence GTGACTGAAAACGCACTTCAAAGCCCATCCAAGCAACGGACAATTTTTTATGCTATTTGGCTTCTCATTTCCCTCATGCAGGCTGGCTTCACCGAGCTTTTCCACGACGAGGCGTACTATTGGCTGTATTCGACCGAAATGGCTTGGGGCTATTTTGACCACCCGCCTATGGTAGCATTTTTAATAAAACTAGGGTATTCTATTTTTGGAAATGAGCTGGGGGCAAGGTTGCTTATCGTCTTACTCAATACGCTAGCGATTTTCCTATTGGAAGAACTTATAAAGCCCGAAAAACCACTCTATTTCTATTTGGTGGTAGCCTCAGTGGCGGTGTTCCACGCAGGCTTTTTGGCCACGCCTGATGCTCCTTTGCTTTTTTTCTCGGCAAGTTTTTTCTGGGTATACAAACGCTTTCTTGATAAACCTTCTTCCCTTACTATTTTACTTTTGGGGCTAAATATGTCCCTGCTTTTACTCAGCAAATATCATGGAGTTTTAGTTATTGGCTTCACAGTACTTTCCAACCTCAAACTCCTTAAAAATGGCAAGTTTTGGTTAGCAGCGCTCATTGGAATAATAGGTTTTGCACCGCACCTCTGGTGGCAATACGAAAACGGCTTTCCCACATTTATGTACCACTTATTTGAGCGCTCGGGCGATAAATACCGCTTTAGCTTTACGTCGGAATATTTACTAGGGCAGCTCTTTGTTCCTGGACCTATTATCGGTTTTTTACTGCTTTACCTAGGCTTCAAGTTCAAGCCTCAAAATAGTTTCGACAAAGCATTAAAATTCAACCTTTACGGAATTTACCTCTTCTTTTTGTTTATGAGTTTCAAAGGAAGAGTTGAGGCACATTGGACATTTGTAGCGGCTTTACCCTTGGTTTATACAAGTTTCAAAAATCCAGCTTCGGCAAAAGCATTTTCCAAAAGCTTGAAAATAATTGTGCCTATTTCTTTGGTACTGTTGCTAACAGCAAGGGCCTTTCTTATGTACAACTTCCTCCCTCAGGGAAAAGTAGAAACCGAGTTCCATGGCTGGGACGAGTGGGCAAAAGACCTTCAAAAAGAAGTAAATGGCTTACCTGTTGCCTTTATGAATTCCTACCAAAATGCCTCCAAATACACTTTTTATACTGGGGAGAAAGCCATTTCTCTCAATAATCCTTACGGCAGGCGCAACCAGTTTGGACTTTGGGACTGGGAAAAAGAAATGCAAGGAGAAGAAGTGATTTTGGTGGCCAATTACGATGCAAAAGGCTACGATTCCCTTCAGACCGATATTAAATTAGTGTTGTATAAAAACATAGAGAACTTCCGCACCTTCTCATACATAAAAATGCCTGTAGAGCAACGAGATTATGAAGTGAAGCGAGGAGAACCTTTCAAAGTAAGGTTTAAATTTGATATTTCAGATTGTCCTAATATTGACCTCGAAAACAACCCTAAATTCAAGCCTGTGGTATATTTTCACTTGCTGGATGGAAAAAGGATGGCACAACAAGGGGTAACGCCCATCAAACCTACTAATGAAATGGTACGAAGCGGGGAAACATTTGAGATCGAATTGGTCATTAATGAAAAGCTCACCGAAGATCGGTATTTCCTGATCCTTGGTATCCGACCAGGTGGGATACCCGCAGCCATCAGCTCTCCTACCATGAAAGTAAAGGTGTTGGAGTAA
- the hisB gene encoding bifunctional histidinol-phosphatase/imidazoleglycerol-phosphate dehydratase HisB has product MKKKVLFIDRDGTIIVEPPVDFQVDSLEKLAFVPGVITWLRKIALETDFELVMVTNQDGLGTDSFPEDTFWPPQNKMMETLEGEGIVFDEVLIDRTFEHENAPTRKPRTGLLTKYMDGSYDLENSFVIGDRLTDIELAKNLGAQGIYIAEEASEEAVLSTTSWKKIYEFLKLPARRATVVRNTSETKINIELNLDGEGKFDLKTGLGFFDHMLEQITRHSGCDLKIHVDGDLHIDEHHTIEDTALALGEAFYQALGDKKGIFRYGCFQLPMDESLAQVALDFSGRNWLVWQADFKREKVGQMPTEMFYHFFKSFSDTSRSNLNIKVEGDNDHHKIEAIFKAFAKSIKIAIKRDPENMVIPSTKGVL; this is encoded by the coding sequence ATGAAAAAGAAAGTACTTTTTATAGATAGAGATGGGACGATCATTGTAGAACCCCCTGTCGATTTTCAGGTTGATTCTTTGGAGAAGCTCGCTTTTGTGCCAGGGGTGATTACTTGGTTGAGAAAAATAGCTCTAGAAACAGATTTTGAGCTCGTAATGGTAACCAACCAAGACGGCTTAGGTACAGATTCGTTCCCCGAAGATACGTTCTGGCCTCCGCAAAACAAGATGATGGAAACCCTAGAAGGTGAGGGAATTGTATTTGACGAAGTATTGATAGACCGAACTTTTGAACATGAAAACGCGCCAACTCGCAAGCCCCGCACTGGGTTGCTTACCAAGTACATGGACGGTAGCTACGATTTGGAAAACTCGTTTGTGATAGGCGATAGGCTTACTGATATTGAGCTTGCCAAAAACCTTGGGGCACAAGGGATTTACATAGCAGAAGAGGCTTCGGAAGAGGCAGTGCTTAGCACTACTAGCTGGAAGAAGATTTACGAATTTTTGAAGCTGCCAGCTCGCCGTGCTACGGTGGTGAGGAACACGAGCGAGACCAAGATAAACATAGAGCTGAACCTAGATGGAGAAGGAAAGTTTGACCTAAAAACAGGACTAGGCTTTTTTGACCATATGCTGGAGCAAATCACGAGGCACTCGGGCTGCGATCTCAAAATCCATGTGGATGGCGACTTGCACATTGACGAGCACCACACCATTGAAGATACGGCACTTGCTCTTGGCGAGGCATTTTACCAAGCCCTTGGCGATAAGAAAGGCATTTTCCGCTACGGCTGCTTCCAGTTGCCCATGGATGAATCTTTGGCGCAGGTAGCCCTCGATTTTTCTGGGAGGAACTGGTTGGTATGGCAAGCGGATTTCAAAAGAGAAAAAGTGGGGCAAATGCCTACGGAAATGTTCTACCATTTCTTCAAGTCATTTTCCGACACTTCTCGCTCAAACCTCAATATAAAAGTAGAGGGCGACAACGATCACCACAAAATAGAAGCGATTTTCAAAGCATTTGCCAAATCCATTAAAATAGCGATAAAGCGCGACCCTGAAAACATGGTGATCCCGAGTACGAAGGGGGTTTTGTAG